Within Candidatus Dormiibacterota bacterium, the genomic segment CGGGCGATACGGATCGAGGAGGAGTGAATGGCCATCAGCGCGACCCTGGTCAAGGAGCTCCGCGACAAGAGCGGAGCGCCGATGATGGACTGCAAGACCGCCCTGGTCGAGGCGGAAGGTGATCTGGAGAAGGCCCACAGGATCCTCCGCCAGAAGGGACAGGCGACCGCCGTGAAGCGCTCCTCGAAGGCGACCAGCGAGGGGGCGGTCGGCTCGTACATCCACGCGGGCGGGCGGATTGGGGTCCTGATCGAGGTGAACTGCGAGACCGACTTCGTGGCCCGCACGGCCGACTTCCAGACGCTCGTGAAGGACCTGGCAATGCACATCGCCGCCTCCGAGCCGCGCGTCGTGGACCGCGAGGAGGTGACCGAGGACGTGCTCAATGAGGAACGGGAGATCTACCGGCAGCAGGCCGCCGCGTCGGGGAAGCCTCCGGCCGTGGTGGAGAAGATCGTCGCCGGCCGGATGGAGAAGTTCTACCAGGAATTCTGCCTCATGGAGCAGCCGTTCGTGCGCGATCCGAACCTGACCGTGAAGGACGTCATCCACAACGTCATCGCCAAGACCGGCGAGAACATCCGGGTCAAGAGGTTCGCCCGGTTCGTGCTCGGCCAGGACCACAGGCAGGGATCGGATCACACGTCGCGATAGCGAACCCTCCTCCGAAGGAGCCGGTCGCGTGGTCAGGGAGCCGCGGTACCGCAGGGTCCTCCTCAAGCTCTCAGGCGAAGCCCTCATGGGATCGAGGCCGTTCGGCCTCGAGTTCGAAGTCATCCGCGCCATCGCCGAGCAGGTCAGGGACGTGCATGCCCGCGGCGTGCAGGTCGCCATGGTCATCGGCGGCGGAAACATCTACCGCGGCCTCGCCGGCTCGAGCAGCGGGATCGACCGGGTCACGGGCGACTACATGGGGATGCTCGCGACCGTCATCAATTCCCTGGCGGTCCAGGACGCGCTCGAGAGGCTGGACGTCCACACGCGCGTCCTGTCGGCCATCGAGATCCGTCAGGTGGCCG encodes:
- the tsf gene encoding translation elongation factor Ts, whose protein sequence is MAISATLVKELRDKSGAPMMDCKTALVEAEGDLEKAHRILRQKGQATAVKRSSKATSEGAVGSYIHAGGRIGVLIEVNCETDFVARTADFQTLVKDLAMHIAASEPRVVDREEVTEDVLNEEREIYRQQAAASGKPPAVVEKIVAGRMEKFYQEFCLMEQPFVRDPNLTVKDVIHNVIAKTGENIRVKRFARFVLGQDHRQGSDHTSR